The proteins below come from a single Actinomycetota bacterium genomic window:
- a CDS encoding YqgE/AlgH family protein: MENLMGSLLIASGSLMDPNFRRTVVVITEHSDQGAVGLVLNRPAPVTVAEATPDLASLVEPGSPIFVGGPVQQEAAIVLADFESFNDYGRIVVGSIGLLSTYNGEGDDPAIKRARVFAGYAGWGPGQLESEAEEDAWIIEDAFPEDIFTDEPNKLWSAVLSRKGGSYRLLSLMPEDPSNN; the protein is encoded by the coding sequence ATGGAAAACCTGATGGGCAGCCTCCTGATCGCCAGCGGATCGTTGATGGACCCGAACTTCCGGCGGACCGTCGTGGTCATCACCGAACACAGCGACCAGGGCGCCGTCGGCCTGGTTCTCAACCGCCCGGCGCCGGTGACGGTGGCCGAGGCGACCCCCGACCTGGCTTCGTTGGTGGAGCCAGGCTCGCCGATATTCGTGGGCGGCCCGGTGCAGCAGGAGGCGGCCATCGTGCTGGCAGACTTCGAGTCGTTCAACGACTACGGCCGGATCGTCGTGGGCTCCATCGGATTGCTGTCGACCTACAACGGCGAGGGCGACGACCCGGCCATCAAGCGGGCCAGGGTTTTCGCCGGCTACGCAGGGTGGGGCCCCGGTCAACTCGAATCGGAGGCCGAGGAGGACGCCTGGATCATCGAGGACGCATTCCCGGAGGACATCTTCACCGACGAGCCGAACAAGCTGTGGAGCGCCGTGCTGTCCCGCAAGGGGGGCAGCTACCGCCTGCTGTCTTTGATGCCGGAGGATCCCTCCAACAATTGA
- a CDS encoding class I SAM-dependent methyltransferase, whose product MGWIPDELAYAGRENRDPVHAARYDQKMDAEAKRELAELLRLGIGKESTVVDLGAGTGQFALEAASAVKRVVAVDVSEVMLGRLREKLEASRVTNVECVSAGFLTYEHDGHPADLVYSRFALHHLPDFWQAIAVDRIAGMLRPGGIFRLWDVVYSFDPSEAAEVLEAWMSSSGADIEGEWLRSEFEDHIRDENSTFTWLLEPMLEKAGLKIQRAEYSDDQIFAQYICVKA is encoded by the coding sequence ATGGGGTGGATTCCGGACGAGCTGGCTTATGCCGGCCGGGAGAACCGGGACCCGGTTCACGCCGCCCGGTACGACCAGAAGATGGACGCCGAGGCGAAGCGTGAGCTGGCCGAGCTACTGAGGCTCGGCATCGGCAAGGAGTCCACGGTGGTCGACCTCGGCGCCGGAACCGGCCAGTTCGCTCTTGAGGCCGCATCGGCGGTCAAGCGGGTGGTCGCAGTGGACGTTTCCGAGGTGATGCTCGGACGCCTTCGGGAGAAGCTGGAGGCCTCCAGGGTGACCAACGTCGAGTGCGTTTCGGCGGGCTTTTTGACCTACGAGCACGACGGACATCCGGCCGATCTCGTGTACAGCAGGTTTGCGCTGCACCACCTGCCGGACTTCTGGCAGGCGATTGCCGTCGACCGGATAGCCGGGATGCTCCGGCCGGGCGGGATCTTCCGGCTGTGGGATGTGGTCTACAGCTTCGACCCGTCGGAGGCGGCCGAGGTACTGGAGGCGTGGATGTCGAGTTCCGGTGCGGACATCGAGGGGGAGTGGCTCCGGTCCGAGTTTGAGGATCACATTAGGGACGAGAACAGCACCTTCACCTGGCTGCTGGAGCCGATGCTGGAGAAAGCAGGGCTGAAGATCCAGAGGGCGGAGTACAGCGACGATCAGATCTTTGCTCAGTACATCTGCGTGAAGGCTTAA